One segment of Primulina tabacum isolate GXHZ01 chromosome 6, ASM2559414v2, whole genome shotgun sequence DNA contains the following:
- the LOC142549957 gene encoding cysteine proteinase inhibitor 1-like, whose amino-acid sequence MVASFHYQVSAVSRSTAVRFWQPIKDLNSPQVLEIARFAVSENNKMAGAKLQFVKVVTGAEGQYIGGTYNKLVIIAIDEAVGNAPGNYEAQVWDMPLEHISNSNLLCKFEG is encoded by the coding sequence ATGGTGGCTTCATTTCATTACCAAGTTTCCGCCGTTTCGCGCAGCACCGCCGTCCGCTTTTGGCAGCCAATCAAGGACCTGAACTCCCCGCAAGTTTTGGAGATCGCTAGATTCGCAGTTTCGGAAAACAACAAGATGGCTGGCGCGAAGTTGCAGTTTGTGAAGGTGGTGACAGGTGCGGAAGGCCAATATATTGGGGGTACGTATAACAAATTGGTCATCATCGCAATTGATGAGGCCGTCGGAAATGCGCCGGGAAACTACGAGGCCCAGGTGTGGGACATGCCTTTGGAACATATaagcaactcaaatcttttgtGCAAGTTTGAAGGGtga